One stretch of Juglans microcarpa x Juglans regia isolate MS1-56 chromosome 3D, Jm3101_v1.0, whole genome shotgun sequence DNA includes these proteins:
- the LOC121254398 gene encoding uncharacterized membrane protein YuiD-like — protein sequence MGEEAATSDSSSTLSSSIFTNYPLLSALAAFAIAQSIKFFTTWYNERRWDLKQLVGSGGMPSSHSATVTALTVAVGFQEGFGGSIFAIALVLACVVMYDATGVRLHAGRQAEVLNQIVYELPAEHPLAESRPLRELLGHTPPQVIAGGVLGIAAACIGHVITLASS from the exons atgggtgaGGAGGCGGCTACATCGGATTCATCATCGACCCTGTCATCTTCAATCTTTACGAATTACCCTCTCCTTTCTGCTCTCGCCGCCTTCGCCATTGCCCAGTCCATCAAGTTCTTCACCacctg GTATAATGAAAGAAGATGGGATCTCAAGCAGCTTGTTGGATCTGGTGGAATGCCATCTTCTCATTCCGCCACTGTGACTGCTCTTACTGTGGCTGTGGGGTTCCAAGAAGGCTTTGGAGGATCCATATTTGCAATTGCATTGGTCTTAGCATGTGTT GTGATGTATGATGCCACTGGTGTGAGATTACATGCTGGACGCCAGGCAGAG gtttTGAATCAAATTGTGTATGAACTTCCTGCTGAGCATCCTCTGGCTGAGAGCAGACCATTGCGGGAACTTCTTGGTCACACCCCTCCCCAG GTTATTGCTGGTGGAGTGCTCGGGATTGCCGCGGCATGTATTGGCCATGTGATCACCTTGGCTAGCAGCTGA
- the LOC121254396 gene encoding ATP-dependent DNA helicase Q-like 5 isoform X1 gives MESDSESSDGSHISATPPRESNPPPSRPALRSSNKSRIRVRASSSNHSTPILKSKKLSSNPPSNSDPTPTPTPTPKDRSPIPSPLSGLPFQIRRPSDQISAISTVETLPARHLSSSASFSKFRRPSLNFEDDPSPPPVFDSESHVESSGTHRLASGLVSQESKSEAVNTSNPVKKHPNLIGGNAPQPPVKLRKCGNEGNFVRLNLNRSKRRFLNKGSRSRNSYVSGGRKYYRKRRRKLEGEGEPEKSTCEEDGLVVESVQQKQRKESQSEKSDGKLIEEVVSVTRNEPSDENLVKLLKVMYGYDSFRDGQLDAIKMVLAGESVMLVLPTGAGKSLCYQLPAMILPGITVVVSPLIALMIDQLKQLPPMIQGGLLCSSQTAEQVSETLRQIQERTIKVLYVSPERFFNAEFLSLFSTNLSASLVVVDEAHCISEWSHNFRPSYTRLRASMLRASLNVKCILAMTATATITTLHDVMFALAIPQTNIIQKAQLRDNLQLSVSLSGNRLKDLLMLLNSHPFKEVHSIIVYCKFQSETDQISRYLCDNNISAKSYHGGIPARDRTHTQELFCSNKIRVVVATVAFGMGLDKQDVGAVIHYSLPESLEEYVQEIGRAGRDGRLSYCHLLFDDDTYFKLRSLMHSEGVDEYAINKFLSEVFASEKNLHGKICSLVKESASRKFDMKEEVMLTILTHLELGEVQYLRLLAQLNVTCTLNFHKTPPVLLAEKDIAVAAILKKSETKQGQYVFDIPTTANSIGITATDLSNQLQNLKLKGEITYELKDPAYCYTIMEVPGDFCSLSAHLTKWLAEVEISKVRKLNAMFDAVVFAVNGCEKMHGCYGCQHTPCLQRKIMAYFNGEDNSDISNKTSQSSPFLRADIKVFLQSNSHTKFTPRAVARIMHGIASPAYTSTMWSKTHFWGRYTQIDFQMVMEAAKAELMNFVGKDAL, from the exons ATGGAATCAGATTCAGAGTCCTCCGATGGCTCTCATATTTCCGCCACTCCTCCTAGAGAGTCAAATCCACCACCATCACGACCCGCTCTTCGCTCTTCCAACAAATCCAGAATTAGGGTTAGAGCCTCCTCCTCCAATCACTCTACTCCCATTTTGAAGTCCAAAAAACTCTCTTCCAATCCACCCTCAAATTCCGATcccacacccacacccacacccacacccaAAGACCGCTCACCCATCCCCTCTCCCCTCTCTGGTCTCCCGTTCCAAATCCGCCGCCCGTCCGATCAAATTTCAGCAATCTCCACTGTCGAAACCCTCCCCGCCAGGCACCTGTCCAGCTCTGCATCTTTCTCGAAATTCCGGAGGCCCTCTCTCAATTTCGAAGATGACCCATCCCCTCCTCCCGTGTTCGATTCAGAATCCCATGTTGAGAGTAGTGGAACTCATCGACTTGCATCAGGCTTGGTTTCGCAAGAATCAAAAAGCGAAGCTGTCAATACTTCAAATCCGGTGAAGAAACATCCCAATTTGATAGGAGGGAACGCTCCTCAGCCGCCTGTGAAGTTGCGGAAGTGTGGCAATGAAGGGAACTTTGTGAGGCTAAACTTGAATAGGAGTAAGCGCAGGTTTTTGAACAAAGGCAGTAGAAGTAGAAACAGTTATGTATCAGGTGGTCGAAAATACTATAGAAAACGTAGGAGAAAATTGGAAGGTGAAGGTGAGCCTGAGAAGAGTACATGTGAAGAAGACGGTCTGGTTGTCGAAAGCGTGCAACAGAAGCAGAGGAAGGAGTCCCAAAGTGAGAAGTCAGATGGCAAATTGATTGAGGAGGTGGTATCTGTGACTAGAAATGAGCCGTCGGATGAGAACCTGGTGAAGTTGTTGAAGGTCATGTACGGTTATGATTCATTCCGAGATGGGCAGTTAGATGCGATTAAGATGGTGCTTGCTGGGGAATCGGTGATGTTGGTTTTGCCGACTGGTGCCGGAAAGTCATTGTGTTATCAGTTGCCGGCGATGATTTTGCCAGGGATAACGGTGGTGGTGAGTCCATTAATTGCGTTGATGATCGATCAACTGAAACAGCTGCCCCCGATGATTCAGGGTGGTCTTCTTTGTAGCAGTCAG ACAGCTGAACAAGTCTCGGAGACACTGAGGCAGATTCAAGAAAGGACCATTAAG GTACTTTATGTCTCACCAGAGAGATTTTTCAATGCAGAATTCTTGTCATTATTTTCTACCAATTTATCTGCATCACTTGTGGTGGTAGATGAAGCTCACTGTATATCTGAATG GTCGCATAATTTTCGGCCTTCATACACAAGGCTCAGGGCATCAATGCTTCGTGCTTCGCTCAATGTTAAGTGCATTCTTGCAATGACTGCTACTGCCACTATCACAACTTTGCATGACGTTATGTTTGCCCTCGCCATTCCGCAAACCAATATTATCCAAAAAGCACAATTAAGGGACAATTTACAATTGTCAGTATCTTTGAGTGGAAATAG GTTGAAGGATTTGCTGATGTTGTTAAACTCCCATCCCTTCAAGGAAGTTCATAGCATCATTGTATACTGCAAATTTCAG TCTGAAACTGATCAAATAAGCAGATATTTATGTGATAACAATATCTCCGCGAAG AGCTATCATGGTGGAATCCCTGCTAGAGACCGTACCCACACACAGGAGTTGTTTTGTTCAAACAAAATTAGAGTG GTTGTTGCAACTGTGGCATTCGGTATGGGACTGGACAAGCAGGATGTGGGAGCT GTAATTCATTACAGCTTGCCAGAAAGCTTAGAGGAATATGTTCAG GAGATTGGTCGTGCTGGAAGGGATGGGAGGTTGTCCTATTGCCATCTCCTTTTTGATGATGACACGTACTTTAAACTCCGTAGTCTTATGCACAg TGAAGGAGTAGATGAATATGCCATAAACAAGTTTCTGAGTGAAGTTTTCGCCAGTGAAAAGAATTTGCATGGGAAAATATGTTCATTAGTCAAAGAATCTGCATCCCGCAAGTTTGATATGAAAGAAGAG GTGATGCTGACAATTCTAACTCACTTGGAGTTGGGGGAAGTGCAATACTTGCGCTTACTTGCACAACTGAATGTAACTTGCACTCTAAACTTCCATAAG ACTCCCCCAGTGTTGCTTGCTGAAAAGGATATAGCAGTTGCAGCAATTCTTAAGAA ATCTGAAACTAAGCAAGGGCAATATGTTTTTGACATTCCCACCACGGCAAATAGCATTGGGATTACAGCGACTGACCTATCCAATCAGTTGCAGAATCTAAAG TTAAAGGGAGAAATAACATATGAGCTGAAGGACCCAGCGTATTGTTATACAATTATGGAAGTCCCTGGGGATTTTTGTTCTCTATCAGCTCATCTTACAAAATGGTTAGCAGAAGTCGAAATCAGCAAG GTACGGAAGTTGAATGCAATGTTTGATGCTGTAGTCTTTGCGGTGAATGGATGTGAGAAGATGCATGGTTGCTATGGGTGTCAACATACGCCGTGCCTTCAAAGGAAGATTATGGCCTACTTTAATGGAGAAGATAATTCGGACATTTCTAATAAGACGAGTCAAAGCAG CCCATTTTTACGAGCAGATATAAAG GTCTTTCTACAGAGTAACTCACATACTAAATTCACCCCCAGAGCTGTTGCAAGGATAATGCATGGAATTGCAAGCCCCGCTTATACTTCTACAATGTGGTCTAAAACCCATTTCTG GGGAAGATATACACAAATAGACTTCCAGATGGTAATGGAAGCGGCAAAAGCAGAACTCATGAATTTTGTTGGGAAGGATGCACTTTAG
- the LOC121254396 gene encoding ATP-dependent DNA helicase Q-like 5 isoform X2 yields MESDSESSDGSHISATPPRESNPPPSRPALRSSNKSRIRVRASSSNHSTPILKSKKLSSNPPSNSDPTPTPTPTPKDRSPIPSPLSGLPFQIRRPSDQISAISTVETLPARHLSSSASFSKFRRPSLNFEDDPSPPPVFDSESHVESSGTHRLASGLVSQESKSEAVNTSNPVKKHPNLIGGNAPQPPVKLRKCGNEGNFVRLNLNRSKRRFLNKGSRSRNSYVSGGRKYYRKRRRKLEGEGEPEKSTCEEDGLVVESVQQKQRKESQSEKSDGKLIEEVVSVTRNEPSDENLVKLLKVMYGYDSFRDGQLDAIKMVLAGESVMLVLPTGAGKSLCYQLPAMILPGITVVVSPLIALMIDQLKQLPPMIQGGLLCSSQTAEQVSETLRQIQERTIKVLYVSPERFFNAEFLSLFSTNLSASLVVVDEAHCISEWSHNFRPSYTRLRASMLRASLNVKCILAMTATATITTLHDVMFALAIPQTNIIQKAQLRDNLQLSVSLSGNRLKDLLMLLNSHPFKEVHSIIVYCKFQSETDQISRYLCDNNISAKSYHGGIPARDRTHTQELFCSNKIRVVIHYSLPESLEEYVQEIGRAGRDGRLSYCHLLFDDDTYFKLRSLMHSEGVDEYAINKFLSEVFASEKNLHGKICSLVKESASRKFDMKEEVMLTILTHLELGEVQYLRLLAQLNVTCTLNFHKTPPVLLAEKDIAVAAILKKSETKQGQYVFDIPTTANSIGITATDLSNQLQNLKLKGEITYELKDPAYCYTIMEVPGDFCSLSAHLTKWLAEVEISKVRKLNAMFDAVVFAVNGCEKMHGCYGCQHTPCLQRKIMAYFNGEDNSDISNKTSQSSPFLRADIKVFLQSNSHTKFTPRAVARIMHGIASPAYTSTMWSKTHFWGRYTQIDFQMVMEAAKAELMNFVGKDAL; encoded by the exons ATGGAATCAGATTCAGAGTCCTCCGATGGCTCTCATATTTCCGCCACTCCTCCTAGAGAGTCAAATCCACCACCATCACGACCCGCTCTTCGCTCTTCCAACAAATCCAGAATTAGGGTTAGAGCCTCCTCCTCCAATCACTCTACTCCCATTTTGAAGTCCAAAAAACTCTCTTCCAATCCACCCTCAAATTCCGATcccacacccacacccacacccacacccaAAGACCGCTCACCCATCCCCTCTCCCCTCTCTGGTCTCCCGTTCCAAATCCGCCGCCCGTCCGATCAAATTTCAGCAATCTCCACTGTCGAAACCCTCCCCGCCAGGCACCTGTCCAGCTCTGCATCTTTCTCGAAATTCCGGAGGCCCTCTCTCAATTTCGAAGATGACCCATCCCCTCCTCCCGTGTTCGATTCAGAATCCCATGTTGAGAGTAGTGGAACTCATCGACTTGCATCAGGCTTGGTTTCGCAAGAATCAAAAAGCGAAGCTGTCAATACTTCAAATCCGGTGAAGAAACATCCCAATTTGATAGGAGGGAACGCTCCTCAGCCGCCTGTGAAGTTGCGGAAGTGTGGCAATGAAGGGAACTTTGTGAGGCTAAACTTGAATAGGAGTAAGCGCAGGTTTTTGAACAAAGGCAGTAGAAGTAGAAACAGTTATGTATCAGGTGGTCGAAAATACTATAGAAAACGTAGGAGAAAATTGGAAGGTGAAGGTGAGCCTGAGAAGAGTACATGTGAAGAAGACGGTCTGGTTGTCGAAAGCGTGCAACAGAAGCAGAGGAAGGAGTCCCAAAGTGAGAAGTCAGATGGCAAATTGATTGAGGAGGTGGTATCTGTGACTAGAAATGAGCCGTCGGATGAGAACCTGGTGAAGTTGTTGAAGGTCATGTACGGTTATGATTCATTCCGAGATGGGCAGTTAGATGCGATTAAGATGGTGCTTGCTGGGGAATCGGTGATGTTGGTTTTGCCGACTGGTGCCGGAAAGTCATTGTGTTATCAGTTGCCGGCGATGATTTTGCCAGGGATAACGGTGGTGGTGAGTCCATTAATTGCGTTGATGATCGATCAACTGAAACAGCTGCCCCCGATGATTCAGGGTGGTCTTCTTTGTAGCAGTCAG ACAGCTGAACAAGTCTCGGAGACACTGAGGCAGATTCAAGAAAGGACCATTAAG GTACTTTATGTCTCACCAGAGAGATTTTTCAATGCAGAATTCTTGTCATTATTTTCTACCAATTTATCTGCATCACTTGTGGTGGTAGATGAAGCTCACTGTATATCTGAATG GTCGCATAATTTTCGGCCTTCATACACAAGGCTCAGGGCATCAATGCTTCGTGCTTCGCTCAATGTTAAGTGCATTCTTGCAATGACTGCTACTGCCACTATCACAACTTTGCATGACGTTATGTTTGCCCTCGCCATTCCGCAAACCAATATTATCCAAAAAGCACAATTAAGGGACAATTTACAATTGTCAGTATCTTTGAGTGGAAATAG GTTGAAGGATTTGCTGATGTTGTTAAACTCCCATCCCTTCAAGGAAGTTCATAGCATCATTGTATACTGCAAATTTCAG TCTGAAACTGATCAAATAAGCAGATATTTATGTGATAACAATATCTCCGCGAAG AGCTATCATGGTGGAATCCCTGCTAGAGACCGTACCCACACACAGGAGTTGTTTTGTTCAAACAAAATTAGAGTG GTAATTCATTACAGCTTGCCAGAAAGCTTAGAGGAATATGTTCAG GAGATTGGTCGTGCTGGAAGGGATGGGAGGTTGTCCTATTGCCATCTCCTTTTTGATGATGACACGTACTTTAAACTCCGTAGTCTTATGCACAg TGAAGGAGTAGATGAATATGCCATAAACAAGTTTCTGAGTGAAGTTTTCGCCAGTGAAAAGAATTTGCATGGGAAAATATGTTCATTAGTCAAAGAATCTGCATCCCGCAAGTTTGATATGAAAGAAGAG GTGATGCTGACAATTCTAACTCACTTGGAGTTGGGGGAAGTGCAATACTTGCGCTTACTTGCACAACTGAATGTAACTTGCACTCTAAACTTCCATAAG ACTCCCCCAGTGTTGCTTGCTGAAAAGGATATAGCAGTTGCAGCAATTCTTAAGAA ATCTGAAACTAAGCAAGGGCAATATGTTTTTGACATTCCCACCACGGCAAATAGCATTGGGATTACAGCGACTGACCTATCCAATCAGTTGCAGAATCTAAAG TTAAAGGGAGAAATAACATATGAGCTGAAGGACCCAGCGTATTGTTATACAATTATGGAAGTCCCTGGGGATTTTTGTTCTCTATCAGCTCATCTTACAAAATGGTTAGCAGAAGTCGAAATCAGCAAG GTACGGAAGTTGAATGCAATGTTTGATGCTGTAGTCTTTGCGGTGAATGGATGTGAGAAGATGCATGGTTGCTATGGGTGTCAACATACGCCGTGCCTTCAAAGGAAGATTATGGCCTACTTTAATGGAGAAGATAATTCGGACATTTCTAATAAGACGAGTCAAAGCAG CCCATTTTTACGAGCAGATATAAAG GTCTTTCTACAGAGTAACTCACATACTAAATTCACCCCCAGAGCTGTTGCAAGGATAATGCATGGAATTGCAAGCCCCGCTTATACTTCTACAATGTGGTCTAAAACCCATTTCTG GGGAAGATATACACAAATAGACTTCCAGATGGTAATGGAAGCGGCAAAAGCAGAACTCATGAATTTTGTTGGGAAGGATGCACTTTAG
- the LOC121254399 gene encoding uncharacterized protein LOC121254399 — MPPSPALRCSPGREPRGANHKRGRSLESGLLFREKDDLALFNEMQTRERDNFLLQSTDDIEDTFSTKLRHFSANKLGISIPARGESSDLLNADEEKNDYDWLLTPPDTPLFPSLDDEPQPVNAAPRGRPRSQPISISRSSTMEKSFRSSRGSASPNRLSPSPRSGSGTFQSRGRPSSATHSSPPPGLRHATPSRRPSTPPSKPSTPAPRSSTPTPRRVSTGSSGNMASPVTRGPSPIKTNRGNSASPKVRAWQANIPGFSSDAPPNLRTSLADRPASYVRGSSPASRNGRDSTSKFNRQSMSPTASRSISSSHSHDRDRFSSHSKGSVASSGDDDVDSLQSIHVGSLDRATSRRVGALSNNQALPFSKKSTRIVSSVSTPKKSLDFVLRQTDNRKIPQNMFRPLLSSVPSTTFYGGKASSAYRSLISRNSSVTTSSNTSSDQGVGAALDTEGSDPNQDDAASECAKVAYPDVHEEVFAFDKMDVVNEGIGHEVPVVSLHIQHADFDKGPAVDYVNVDSGNSGHHGIAMGINATSAAFHAKADYLEVDILENMEICSKCGSTYIAVGELEGGIELCPECWRKDKILSAIIPETATVVPVKSLLMSTNISAEEKPLDEMEPQIIIPEFEHIAYVGEPNVSQGEENVEQGQTPLSEQQHNYSREYAKSLMEETEHRDVNEQERCQPTVGYRITDNEIGGQQLHHYNEYPNLKVDFSEGTGISILLKRSSSNKGPVFQGRTFTAATIPYDDLSLARDSVSSMRSSVGHGSFSASSSIDFSLARQTESRVQRQLSSRKSDLENYRYDINTKPQSNGSSLCGSSNPAHLGSDLASSTFIEENSEVSAGNVKDAKVETPTASEEQALVLEYMQAGATGTSFTGTTVVENDNFECDDGSRALDASNFEISSHAVSVQLEDNINYEDCVSCGNGQNFTENARSTMYMEASNRTPDSSFGEEFALLNGSIDEVDVAQVLSQSTLVTMSDGKSEQCCQSTPGSQIDEVSLIWKSTKGELQESYVTASSEGDLIAAVSEPNTSDHAHGILEESTVMVDGQGGSKSRSLTLEEATDTILFCSSIVQDLAYQAATMAMEKESSIPLEGSWPTVTILGKSNSERKVPRGRTAGKRASKAQKARQRQVETDAKPASNKTENDENVDDSLTRYVGIPNKVDSMKPPKLESKCNCTIM; from the exons ATGCCTCCTTCTCCGGCATTGAGATGCTCTCCTGGGAGAGAGCCTAGAGGGGCCAATCACAAGCGAGGACGGAGTCTCGAGAGTGGATTGTTGTTCAGAGAGAAAGATGATCTTGCTTTGTTCAACGAAATGCAGACCAGAGAAAGAGACAATTTCTTGCTTCAGTCGACTGATGACATTGAAGACACATTTT CAACAAAATTGAGACACTTTTCTGCAAATAAGCTTGGAATCTCCATTCCAGCACGAGGAGAGAGTAGTGACCTGCTCAATGCCGATGAGGAGAAGAATGACTATGACTG GTTACTAACCCCTCCGGACACCCCTCTGTTTCCTTCATTGGACGATGAGCCACAACCAGTTAATGCTGCACCCAGGGGCAGACCTCGGAGTCAACCTATTTCTATATCAAGATCCTCCACA ATGGAGAAGAGTTTCAGAAGCAGTAGGGGTAGTGCCAGTCCAAATCGCTTAAGCCCATCTCCTCGGTCTGGGAGTGGCACATTCCAGTCGAGGGGAAGGCCTTCATCAGCAACTCATTCCAGTCCACCCCCTGGTCTACGGCATGCTACTCCATCACGGAGGCCGTCCACTCCTCCAAGTAAACCCTCAACACCTGCTCCAAGGTCTTCTACCCCAACTCCTCGGAGGGTGAGCACTGGGTCCAGTGGTAACATGGCCTCACCAGTGACTAGAGGACCTTCCCCCATAAAGACAAATCGAGGGAACTCTGCTTCGCCAAAAGTAAGGGCATGGCAGGCAAATATTCCAGGTTTCTCCTCTGATGCGCCTCCCAATCTTCGTACTTCTCTGGCTGATCGACCAGCAtcatatgtgaggggttcctcACCAGCATCCAGAAATGGTAGGGATTCTACCTCCAAATTCAACAGGCAATCAATGTCCCCAACAGCTTCTAGAAGCATCAGTTCATCTCATAGTCATGATCGAGACAGATTCAGCTCTCACAGCAAAGGTTCTGTGGCATCGTCTGGTGATGACGATGTAGACTCGCTACAATCCATTCATGTGGGGAGTTTAGACCGAGCAACTTCAAGGAGAGTTGGTGCATTATCAAATAACCAAGCTCTGCCCTTCTCTAAGAAATCAACTAGAATAGTGTCCTCAGTATCTACTCCAAAAAAATCATTGGACTTTGTCCTTCGACAGACG GATAACCGGAAAATTCCTCAGAATATGTTCAGACCGCTCTTATCCAGTGTCCCCAGTACCACCTTTTATGGTGGGAAAGCAAGTTCTGCATATCGTTCACTGATATCTAGGAACTCCTCAGTCACAACAAGCAGCAATACAAGTTCTGATCAAGGTGTAGGTGCTGCCCTTGATACTGAAGGTAGTGACCCGAACCAGGATGATGCAGCAAGTGAATGTGCGAAAGTTGCGTATCCTGACGTTCATGAAGAAgtatttgcctttgataagatGGATGTAGTGAATGAAGGTATTGGGCATGAAGTGCCTGTTGTGTCACTTCACATTCAGCATGCTGACTTTGATAAAGGCCCTGCAGTTGACTATGTTAATGTTGACTCTGGAAACTCTGGTCACCATGGTATTGCCATGGGAATTAATGCGACTTCTGCAGCTTTTCATGCCAAGGCTGACTATTTAGAAGTTGATATTCTTGAAAATATGGAAATTTGTTCGAAGTGTGGCTCTACATACATTGCTGTTGGTGAACTGGAAGGAGGCATTGAACTTTGTCCAGAATGCTGGAGGAAAGATAAAATTTTGAGTGCCATAATTCCAGAAACAGCCACCGTAGTTCCTGTAAAGTCCCTCTTGATGTCTACGAACATTTCTGCAGAAGAAAAACCTTTGGATGAGATGGAGCCCCAAATTATTATACCTGAATTTGAACACATTGCTTATGTGGGTGAACCAAATGTTTCACAGGGTGAAGAGAATGTTGAGCAAGGCCAGACTCCCCTGAGTGAGCAACAACATAACTACTCTCGAGAATATGCAAAGTCGTTGATGGAGGAAACTGAGCATAGGGATGTCAACGAGCAAGAGAGGTGCCAACCAACTGTTGGTTACCGCATAACTGATAATGAAATTGGGGGTCAGCAATTGCATCACTATAATGAGTATCCAAATTTGAAGGTTGACTTTTCAGAAGGTACAGGCATCTCTATACTGCTGAAGAGGTCAAGCAGTAACAAGGGGCCTGTTTTTCAAGGCAGAACATTTACTGCTGCTACAATACCTTACGATGATCTTTCTCTTGCAAGAGACAGTGTAAGCAGTATGAGAAGCTCCGTTGGGCATGGCAGTTTCTCAGCATCATCATCTATTGATTTCAGCTTAGCTAGACAAACGGAGAGTCGTGTACAACGACAGTTAAGCAGCAGGAAATCTGACCTGGAGAATTACCGATATGACATAAACACGAAGCCTCAAAGCAATGGGTCATCTTTATGTGGCAGTTCAAACCCTGCTCACCTTGGATCAGATCTTGCGTCAAGCACATTTATAGAAGAAAACTCTGAGGTTTCTGCTGGGAATGTAAAAGATGCTAAAGTGGAAACACCAACAGCATCTGAAGAACAAGCACTCGTGTTGGAATATATGCAAGCAGGTGCTACTGGTACATCTTTTACTGGGACAACAGTTGTCGAGAATGATAATTTTGAATGTGATGATGGTAGTAGAGCACTTGATGCTTCCAACTTTGAAATATCCAGTCATGCTGTCAGTGTTCAGTTAGAGGACAACATAAATTATGAAGATTGTGTTTCTTGTGGAAATGGCCAAAATTTCACCGAAAATGCAAGGAGTACCATGTATATGGAAGCATCAAATAGAACTCCAGATTCCTCTTTTGGAGAAGAATTTGCCTTGCTTAACGGTAGCATTGATGAAGTGGACGTTGCACAGGTTCTTTCACAGAGCACTTTGGTTACTATGTCGGATGGGAAATCTGAACAATGCTGTCAGAGTACCCCTGGTTCACAGATTGATGAAGTCTCTCTGATTTGGAAGAGCACCAAGGGCGAATTGCAGGAGTCTTATGTTACAGCCTCTTCAGAAGGGGATTTAATTGCTGCAGTTTCGGAGCCCAACACCTCTGATCATGCACATGGCATCCTTG AGGAATCAACAGTAATGGTAGATGGTCAGGGTGGAAGTAAGTCAAGAAGTCTAACACTTGAGGAGGCAACAGATACAATACTCTTCTGCAGCTCCATCGTCCAAGATCTGGCCTACCAGGCGGCCACCATGGCGATGGAGAAGGAAAGCTCAATCCCATTGGAAGGTTCCTGGCCAACAGTTACAATACTGGGAAAATCAAATTCTGAGAGAAAGGTTCCACGAGGCAGAACTGCTGGCAAACGCGCTTCGAAAGCCCAGAAGGCCAGGCAAAGGCAGGTGGAAACAGATGCGAAACCCGCATCCAATAAGACTGAGAATGATGAGAATGTTGACGACTCTTTGACCCGATATGTTGGTATTCCCAACAAGGTGGACAGCATGAAGCCTCCAAAGCTGGAATCCAAGTGCAACTGCACAATAATGTga